The sequence below is a genomic window from Novosphingobium sp. KACC 22771.
GGCCGAGGCGTTGGCCTCCGCCCCGACGATGACCATATCGCCCGCCGCACAAAAGGCGCGCGGCACCGGCAGCATGGCCGAGGCCGCCGCCATGGCCGCGATTGGCCCCGGCGCCCGCCTGCTTTGCCCCCGCCAAATATCGCCCGACCGCATGGCCGCCTGCGCCATCGCGCAAACCAACCCTTGCCAAGGAGCCCCATCATGACCGTGCATTTCATCGGCGCAGGCCCCGGCGCGCCCGACCTGCTGACCCTGCGCGGGCGCGATCTGATCGCGGCCAGTCCGGTTTGCCTCTATGCCGGATCATTGATCCCCGAGGCGTTGCTGGGCCACTGTCCGCCCGGCGCGCGCATCGTCAACACCGCGCCCCTTTCGCTCGACGCGATCATCGCCGAAATCGCGCAGGCTCATGCGCAGGGCCATGATGTGGCGCGGCTGCACTCGGGCGATCTGTCGGTCTGGTCGGCGATGGGCGAGCAATTGCGGCGGCTGCGCGCATTGGGCATTCCGGTGTCGATCACGCCGGGCGTCCCGGCCTTTGCCGCCGCCGCCGCCGCGCTGGAGGCCGAACTGACCCTGCCCGAACTGGGCCAGTCGCTGGTGCTGACCCGCACGCCGGGGCGGGCGAGCACGATGCCGCCGTCCGAAACCCTGCGCAATTTTGCCGAGACGGGGGCGACACTGGCGATCCATCTTTCGATCCACAATCTGGCGCAGGTGGTGGGTGATCTGACGCCCGGCTATGGCGCGGATTGCCCGGTGGCGGTGGTCTGGCGGGCCAGTTGGCCCGATCAGCGGATTGTGCGCGCCACCCTCGCCACCATTGAACGGGCCGTGGCCGGGACCATGGAGCGCACCGCGATCATTCTGGTCGGGCGAGTGGTGGGGGCGCAGGACTTTGCCGAAAGCAGCCTCTACGCCCCCGATTATGACCGCCGTTTCCGCCCGCAGGGGGCAACCTCGCGCTTTGCCGGGGCGGCGGAATGACGCCGGGTTTACTCATCGCCGCCCCGGCTTCGGGCACGGGCAAGACCACGGTGATGCTCGGCCTGCTGCGTGCACTCTCGCAGGACGGTGTGTCGGTTCAGCCCTTCAAATGCGGGCCGGATTATATCGACCCGGCCTTTCACCGCGCCGCCTGTGGGCGCGCCTCGTTCAATCTGGACAGTTGGGCGATGGATGCGGGATTGATCGACGCTATTGCCGCACAGAGCGCCGGGGCCGACCTTGTCCTTGCCGAGGGCTCGATGGGCCTGTTCGACGGGGTGGCGCGGCCCGGCGCGACGGGCAATGGCGCCAGCGCCGATCTGGCGCGGCGGATGGGCTGGCCGGTGGTGTTGGTGCTCGACGCATCGGGACAGGCGCAATCGGCGGCGGCCACAGCGCTGGGGTTCAAGAGCTTTGATCCGGGGCTGAATTT
It includes:
- the cobM gene encoding precorrin-4 C(11)-methyltransferase, translated to MTVHFIGAGPGAPDLLTLRGRDLIAASPVCLYAGSLIPEALLGHCPPGARIVNTAPLSLDAIIAEIAQAHAQGHDVARLHSGDLSVWSAMGEQLRRLRALGIPVSITPGVPAFAAAAAALEAELTLPELGQSLVLTRTPGRASTMPPSETLRNFAETGATLAIHLSIHNLAQVVGDLTPGYGADCPVAVVWRASWPDQRIVRATLATIERAVAGTMERTAIILVGRVVGAQDFAESSLYAPDYDRRFRPQGATSRFAGAAE
- a CDS encoding cobalamin biosynthesis protein, yielding MEREPVIVAGFGFRRAATADALRAALTAAQNGAPPITHLATAADKVAALSPLAAALGLPVVSVGAEALASAPTMTISPAAQKARGTGSMAEAAAMAAIGPGARLLCPRQISPDRMAACAIAQTNPCQGAPS